A DNA window from Tachysurus fulvidraco isolate hzauxx_2018 chromosome 4, HZAU_PFXX_2.0, whole genome shotgun sequence contains the following coding sequences:
- the mrpl14 gene encoding 39S ribosomal protein L14, mitochondrial isoform X1 yields MRAFMSLHCLACLVITMAFSSMVLPKMLLTLQYRSFSVSTVAAALQKLTRVRVVDNSSLGNGPYHRSPRVIHVYTKNGVGKVGDTVLLAIKGQKKKALIVGHKMPGPRMSPRFDSNNVVLIEENGNPTGTRIKAPIPTHLRKLDGDYSKLLAIAQRFV; encoded by the exons ATGCGCGCGTTTATGAGTCTCCACTGTTTGGCATGTTTGGTG ATCACTATGGCCTTCTCATCAATGGTGCTTCCAAAGATGTTATTGACACTACAGTACAGGTCTTTCAg TGTTTCAACAGTTGCGGCAGCACTTCAGAAGCTGACAAGAGTACGAGTAGTAGACAACAGCAGTCTTGGAAACGGCCCCTATCACCGTTCTCCTAGAGTCATTCATGTGTACACCAAGAATGGAGTGGGCAAAGTGGGTGACACCGTCCTGTTGGCCATTaaaggacagaaaaagaaagcactGATTGTGGGTCACAAGATGCCTGGACCAAGGATGTCGCCTAGATTTGATTCAAACAATGTTGTTTTGATCGAAGAAAATGGGAACCCAACAGGGACAAGGATAAAAGCTCCCATACCTACACATTTACGCAAACTGGATGGTGATTACTCCAAATTATTAGCTATTGCACAACGCTTTGTGTAG
- the mrpl14 gene encoding 39S ribosomal protein L14, mitochondrial isoform X2, translating into MAFSSMVLPKMLLTLQYRSFSVSTVAAALQKLTRVRVVDNSSLGNGPYHRSPRVIHVYTKNGVGKVGDTVLLAIKGQKKKALIVGHKMPGPRMSPRFDSNNVVLIEENGNPTGTRIKAPIPTHLRKLDGDYSKLLAIAQRFV; encoded by the exons ATGGCCTTCTCATCAATGGTGCTTCCAAAGATGTTATTGACACTACAGTACAGGTCTTTCAg TGTTTCAACAGTTGCGGCAGCACTTCAGAAGCTGACAAGAGTACGAGTAGTAGACAACAGCAGTCTTGGAAACGGCCCCTATCACCGTTCTCCTAGAGTCATTCATGTGTACACCAAGAATGGAGTGGGCAAAGTGGGTGACACCGTCCTGTTGGCCATTaaaggacagaaaaagaaagcactGATTGTGGGTCACAAGATGCCTGGACCAAGGATGTCGCCTAGATTTGATTCAAACAATGTTGTTTTGATCGAAGAAAATGGGAACCCAACAGGGACAAGGATAAAAGCTCCCATACCTACACATTTACGCAAACTGGATGGTGATTACTCCAAATTATTAGCTATTGCACAACGCTTTGTGTAG
- the mgme1 gene encoding mitochondrial genome maintenance exonuclease 1 — protein sequence MKCMSYKVFDLTHLTGSESWSLYMRRVCGRFKVGETMRISRLWLRSCCVSAVLSGRFSVSSCSRMFSSFPGLRSRKKSSHYGNVDSDHYLSLVKSVVSTRISSQTPQSIEKEDQLLYGAIVKSKPQVCRPLKNPQPLFNDAKRVLDAENVEGIMTRIKLHRDTDHASIPSVTKILKKTMSEQQMFYLERWKKKMIAELGVEGFNEYINNLFTQGKLLHAAVEGILTGENNSNEDGECLEKVSGYLQSISHVLEDVTGVKAIESVVLHEPLQYLGIVDCVAVYKNSLCVIEWKTSERPRPFLHNTYDNPLQVVAYIGALNSDRNYNYQVDSGLIVVAYKDGSPAHTHFLKSDQVVQYWDKWLYRLEEYNGE from the exons ATGAAATGTATGAGCTATAAAGTGTTCGATTTGACACATTTAACGGGCTCAGAAAGCTGGAGTTTGTATATGAGACGTGTATGTGGACGATTTAAAGTAGGAGAAACAATGCGGATTTCCAGGTTGTGGCTGCGGTCGTGTTGTGTGAGCGCTGTGCTGTCTGGACGCTTCTCCGTCTCCTCGTGCTCACGCATGTTTTCGTCCTTCCCTGGTTTACGCTCGCGCAAAAAGAGCAGTCACTACGGCAACGTGGACTCTGATCATTATTTGTCACTGGTGAAGTCAGTCGTGTCTACGAGAATCAGCTCTCAGACTCCACAAAGTATTGAAAAAGAAGACCAATTGCTTTACGGAGCTATAGTAAAATCCAAGCCTCAGGTGTGCAGACCGCTTAAAAACCCACAGCCTCTGTTTAACGACGCAAAACGTGTTTTAGACGCAGAGAACGTGGAGGGAATCATGACCCGGATAAAACTGCACAGAGATACAGATCACGCCTCTATACCAAGTGTAACAAAAATACTCAAAAAGACAATGTCAGAGcagcaaatgttttatttggagagatggaagaaaaagatgatcGCTGAGCTTGGTGTAGAAGGCTTCAACGAATACATCAACA aTCTTTTCACACAGGGAAAACTGTTGCATGCAGCTGTTGAAGGAATTTTAACTGGAGAAAATAACTCAAATGAAGATGGCGAGTGTCTGGAAAAGGTTTCTGGGTATTTACAAAGTATCAGTCACGTGTTGGAAGACGTTACAGGAGTGAAAGCCATCGAGAGTGTTGTACTGCATGAGCCTCTGCAGTACCTGGGCATTGTAGATTGTGTTGCTGTATACAA GAATTCACTGTGTGTCATAGAGTGGAAGACATCAGAGCGGCCAAGACCTTTCCTTCACAACACATATGACAACCCCTTGCAGGTGGTTGCATACATTGGAGCCTTAAACAGTGACAGAAACTACAACTACCAG GTGGACAGTGGATTGATTGTTGTTGCCTACAAGGACGGTTCACCAGCCCACACTCACTTCCTGAAATCAGACCAAGTAGTGCAATATTGGGATAAATGGCTCTACCGCCTGGAGGAATACAATGGTGAATGA